Within the Opitutaceae bacterium TAV5 genome, the region CTTGCGGGGAAGCCGAGCCGTCCGGCACCGGGGCCGCTCCACCAAACCATGCGCGTCTCCGTCAACTTGCCTCCGGGATAAAGCGTCATCTCGCCGGGCTGGACCACCGGATGCACCCATTGCCCGGCCAGGGTAAGGGACGCCCCCTGTTTTGCGTATTCAAGAAGGGGTTTCGATCCGGTCAACTCATACAGATCAATCAAGTCCCACCAGTAAGGATAAAAGGAGACGTTGTAGAAGGGCATGATACCGGGCGATTTTTTGGGCGGATTTTCAAACGCGCGTTTCGCCCATGATTCAGCCTCGCGTGTGATTTCGCGCAGCAAGCGTTCGTCCGGCACGGCGCGGTAGAGTGCGAGTTTGTCTGACCACGCCGGTATCAATGCTCCGTCTACGCGTTTTTTCGGGGCCTCCACGCGCTCGCGCAGCCAAGGGTTGAGGTTGCCTGTCAAGTCGTTCAAGCCCTGCCACAAGGCGGTGCCAAGGCGGGGGTTTTTGAACATGAGACGGGTATCCTCTCCGCGTGTCACGTAGAAATTCCCTTTCGTGGAAAGCGCGAAGTGAATACTTGGGCGGCTCAGCAAGAACTCCAGCGCGGGCAGGCCGCGTCGTTCAAAAAATTCCATATCCCCGGTGAGGCGTGCCGCGGAGAGCAGCATCAGCGGAGCGGCGTGCGTGGCCGTATCGGCGCTCTCGATATTCATCGGTCCCTTCAGGCGGTCATACCAGCCGAAGCCCGGACCGGATTTGATAAGGTCGATGATATTGAGCGCCTGTTCGGTGAGGGAATGTTGCCACGGTTCGCGATAATCGCGAAGCCCGAGGATCGAGGCGTCCACCTCGCGCATGGTTTGCGCCCACGACTGCGGCGCCGTGACAATCCACCACGCCGACCGCAACTCGCCGCCCTTGGCGACCCGTGATCCGACCCCTCCCAAAATCGGGGCAAACACCGCCGGCTGAATTCCGCCCTCTGGTCCGCGCAGCGTAAAACCATAGGTGGCGTTCCGTCGTGTTGACCACTCCTTCGACAGCCCGTCCACATCCGCGACCACGCCATGAGTGATCGACGACAAATCCGACTCTCTCTCCGAAGCGAGCAATGACTCCACCAGCGCCATCGGATGCGGCGTGGTGGCCGAAGTCAGCATCTGCGGCACGTCCGGCACGCGTCGGAATTGGAACAACGGCGGCAACTGCGTGGCCTTCACGGCATCCATCACAAAACCGCCACTGCCACCGGCTGCGAATGCCAGCGAATAAAACCCGGCCTTCTCCGGTTTCAGCGCGACCTCCATGCGCACCGCAAAACCCTTGCGAGGCAGATGCCACACGACAAGCGCACGTTGCGCCAGGTTGCCCTGCCCCCCGCCTTCCCCCTCTCGTCCGGCTTCATAAACCAGCTCGATCGTATCCGTTTTTCTGTTTCTTATGGAGGCGGGGAAAAACCGCGTGCGTGCATCCCCCGCCCGGAACGCATCGAGGGCGTCCGCCGGCAAGGACCAGGTCCGGCCGGCCAGCAGCCAGTCTTCCTGCTCCGTTGACGGCCAGGTCGGCGAGAACGCGGAGTAACTCACTGACGATTTCCGGCTGCCGAGCAGGTACAGCGGTTCCAGTCCCGCCTGCCAGATTCTGCCTTTCAATTCACCGGACAGGAACTCGACTTCACGAACGAAGGAGGAGCGTCCCGATGCCGTGCGCGCCTGCCGCAGCCGCAGGACGATGTCATCGTTGCGCAATTCTGCCGCCACGCCCGCCGCTCCGTTTTCAAGGGTGATCTTTTCCACCCCGTCATCGACCATCGGAGCGCGCACGGCCTGGACAGGCTGTTGTTCGAAGCGTTTCAACGAATCACGTTCCACCGTGTTGGGATCCAATTCGGAGTTCGTTATGAGCACCGCTTCCAGACGTCCGAAAAAACGCGCCGTATCTCTCACTTCGAGCGCGTGCACGCCCGCCTCCAGCGAGCGCGAATCGACCCTCTCCCAATAAAAACTCTCGTGTCCGTGCGCACCGCATTCCACGGCGGCGTCCCGTCCATTGATGCGCAGTCGGAAGCGTCGCGTGGCGGGTTGATTTTCAGGACGATCTTGGGAGCGCGCCCAGATATGATACGATCCCGGCGTGGTGATTGCGAATCCGGCGAACGCCGTGCCGCCGGTGTTTCCTGCCGTGATGTGCGAGCCGTCTTTTATCCAGCCGCCCAGTGCCGAGAATTTTTCGGGTTCCAACAAAAAAGTGTTGGGTGCCGCGGTATCTTTTGCCGTTTCCGCAGCTCTCCCGGCCGCATTATCCGGAATTCCTCCCTGACCAGGCGGCACGAAGAGGATCGCCGTTGCTCCGGCCGCCAGAAGCCGACAGGCGCCGGACTGCCGGACCCGGACTTGGCGAAGAAACCGGAAGGAATGAACGATAAGTGAACAAAATCGGGCAAGAATGGGAAGCATGGCGCATGTGAAACGCAAACGTTTGCGCCTGCAAGGAAAGAATTGCCATGATCGCAGTCGAATCCTGACCGATGCGGATAACTTACCCGGCGAATAGAGGCACCGGTTTTAGTCGGACGTCCCGGACTTTGCGCACGGTTTTTCCCCGATGCCAGATGCCTTCGAGCATCAAGCAGCAGGCTGAGGGGGCGGAGGACGCCTTGTTCGTTGCGGTGAATCTATCCCGACGCCCGTCTTGACCGCATGCGCGCCGATGGCGGATTCATCCTCGTCAATGCCGGAAATGGTGGCGTCCTGTCATGGCACCGACACCTCGGCCAGACCCACGTCGCGCGGCACGCGCAGGCCCTGCTCCTTGGCCAGTTGCGCACTTGGCAGGCGATTGATGCGCTACCACAATCGCATCGGGCTTCACCTGCCGGAACCACAGCAAAACCAATACGCCGGTAATCCGACCCGTGCAGACGCTCCACCGCCTGCTTCATGTTGCAAAATTGATGGTCAATCACGACGTGCAGCTTGGGTTCAGCCAGCGAGTAACCACGCGGCACGGCGGAGAAGTGTTTCCAGTCGAGATCAATGCGCCCGTGCGCCCTCCTGCAGCGGAGCGATGACCAAGCCACGCACGCCCCGCGCGAGCAGGAGATCCGCGTGCCGCGTTTCGGTGTGAGGCCGGGTTCGTTGATCCAAAATTCCTCGATGTGGTAGGGCCAGTCGCTTCGCACAGGATACTACGCTACGCTCCCCCGATTGATCTGACGCCGGGGCTTTGCCAGGTCAGGATCACTGCGGAGCAGGTGATGCTATTGCGTGAGTATTTCCTCTCGCGCACTTTTTGTCACGCGAGGCGGAACTCATCCACTGGTTTGGTCGAGGCAAATGGAATGCCGAAATCGCGACCATCCTCGATGTGAGGCCGAAAATAGTGGGGAAACATGTCGGGCATGTCTTGCAAAAACTTGAAACGAGAAACCGGATTTCAGTGGTACAAAAATTACTTTCTCGGCATACCTGAGCGATGCAGATTTACTTCGACAGTGAAGTGGGCCAATGAGACGGATGAGTTGAATCCCGCATTCGAACCTCGTGAGATCCCTTGACGGACCGTGAGCGCTGCTCCGCAAAATTGAGACAAATCAGATGCCGTTCTTTCCACTTAAGTTCACTCCGTAAGTTGCTGGAGGTTCGTGTAAACCACACGATTGGGCAGCCAGTTGATTATCAACGGCTTACGCTATTTGTCAGCAGAAAAGGCCTGAGATTCGGCCGCAAACGACACGAGGGGAGGGCTCCGTATGAGGCTCCCCGTTTTCACACTTATTGAGACTGTCCACCCCGCCAGAATGGCTGATCGGATTTCCGATACCGTTGCATCCTTGTCGGCAAAGTGCCGGCGAAATTCCGGGGCGCGCAAGGCGGCGTCTGTCTATCACTGCGGCGTCGCCTGAGATCGCAACGATCTTTGCCAAGGAATCACCCACGGGTGGCCGGCGGGAAGAGTCCAGGGCAGCGCAATGGCGCGTCGGCGTTAACCCCCTTCACGGACGGGCACATCACCCCATGTTCGCAGGCGTCGGGATGTAATAAGCTGCAGGCGTGATTTCCTTTGCCGATTCGGTTTCGCCTGCATCCCGCCCGGATTCTCCTGGTCGAAAGGAGCGCGCTGAAAAATCACGCCGGGAGGCCGTTTACGACGCCGCCCTGGTGGTTCGTTTTGGCGGCGGGGATGAAGCCGCGTTTATTGAAATCGTGAGCCGGCACCGGGTGCGCTTGTTTTCGGTCGCGTTTTCCATGCTTCGAAACCGCGGGGACGCCGAGGAGATCGTGCAAGACGTCTTCATCCATGCCCACCGGTGTCTCGGCACCTTCCGGGGCGAGTCCTCGCTCGCGACCTGGCTGCACCACGTCGCCCTTAATCTGGCGCGCAACCGCTATTGGTATTTCCATCGCCGATACCGCCATGCGACGATCTCGCTCGACTACACGGTCGGCGAGGAGGGCTCGTCCACCCTGCTGGATTCGATGGAGTGCGGCGCCCCCAGTCCGCCCCGCGAGGC harbors:
- a CDS encoding RNA polymerase subunit sigma-24 translates to MISFADSVSPASRPDSPGRKERAEKSRREAVYDAALVVRFGGGDEAAFIEIVSRHRVRLFSVAFSMLRNRGDAEEIVQDVFIHAHRCLGTFRGESSLATWLHHVALNLARNRYWYFHRRYRHATISLDYTVGEEGSSTLLDSMECGAPSPPREAVTHEFTELIAVGMARLEDRQRAILTLSHTLAYGEIARVLGINIGTVKSRIARARDNLRACLSAVCPEFGAGTRPMAWLEPARYPEGLTLGRR